TCTGGGCATTGTGAACAATTTGCTTCTCCCTCTAGAAGAGCTCTTGCCTCACTTATAGATATCAGCCCTGTATAAGTCAGATGCCTACTTGGAGCTGATCCAGGCAGGAAGTATACAAGTAATGGATAGCTGCAGGGTGGAGGAAGAGCAGAGGGCAAGAAAACAATGGTGGCCCTAATGTCACAGAACTTGGGACTCACCAACCAACCATCATCCATCTGCATCAACACATAAGTTCGCTAAAGGTGCACTGGTATTGGTATTCAGGCGCCCTTCCTGTAGTAATGGATGGACTCAGTGGCCGCAGAACAGGCTGGTTTACTATTTCATTAGCAAAGAGCTGAAAAATGTCAGGTCCCACAGAGAAGAACCTGACCCAGGGCCTGCACTGTATCGCCACCCCACAGGGTTGCAGGCTGGGCCAGGACTGAAGGCAGCAGGATTGGGGTTAGAGGCTATGCCCACCCTGAGGGGCCCTGCTGGGCAGGTAGGCATGGGAGATGATGTAGTGTGAGGACTCAGAGGGCAAAAGCCTATTTAGGTCTTGTTGAGGGTCCAGAGTGGATCCAGAAGGCTGAGGGGGTCATCAGTGGGCTGGGCAGCCCGCAGACCCTGCCCATTATGGGCTTGCAGAAAGTTCTGCTTGCTCATTCGCTGCTTTCCTCGCAAGGAGCTATCCAGGGAGAAGGCCTCAGGGGTCAAGGAGGCCAGCAGCtccaaagaagaagaaggaggccCGAGGCTGGGGGCTTCAGGCACCGGCAGCTCCTCCTCAGGCTGGGGGTCCTCAGGCAGGGGTGAAGgagggggggggtggggaggaggctggGAGCTGGTTAGATTCTGTGAGACTGGCTAGAGGCAGGGTGGGGAACTCTGCAGGGCCCAGCAGGCTGGCAGCTGAGCCATCCATGCCCCCAGGAGGCCGGATGCTAAGCTTGGCAATGGTGGCCTGGATAGAGCTGATGGGCACATCCCCACCAAGGACCAGGTCTTGGGAGTCCTGAGGCAGGTGAATCTGAGAAGACAGAAGTGGGTGAGGAGAGGGATACATGAGGCCACAGCTGGCCCAGCAGTGCCCACAATCTCCTTCCTTACCTTCTGGCTATTGCTTGTACTTGCCAAGGGCTTGCAGGGAGGGGGCACACCGTGGCGCTGCAGGACCTGCTCCACGTGTCGTACTACTGCCTCATGGCAGAACCTGAGGTGCAGCTGCAGGGGTACAGTTGGCTGGGTCAGCTAGACAAGGCCCTGTCACCCCCCAAGGCAAAAGGGTGAGGTAGATACCCCAGCCCCTGGAGGGCCTCACCTTCTCCTGCAGCATGTGTTTCCTCTGCTGCCGCATGTGCCGCACCAGCTGGGGCAGCTCAGGGATTCTATTTCCAGCCTCCACCTCCTGCACGGCTGCGTAGAGCAGTGCAAAGGCTCCCGTGCGACCCACACCAGAACTGTCACAGGAAGGGGATGTAAGGCTAGGCCAAAAGCAAAACATTGGGGGACCCTCAGGCAGCTGCCCACTCCCTACCTGCAGTGCACGACAATGGGTGTATGCAGAGGTCTCTGGTGCAGATAATGCGCGTGCACCTCTTGGATGAAGCGCAGCAGGTGGCCAGGGCTGTCGGGCAGGCCTCTGCATGGCAAGGCAGGGTCTGTGAGCCAGGCCTGGACAGGGCCCTTACCACCATCCCAGCACCAAGCAGTGGATGGCCCAACCgcatccccccccccaccagggGCAGTGGACGCACAACTCAGGCCAAGTGGGGAAGTGAAGGTGCACAAGGGAACGCTTGAGGCTCTGGTCCCGGAACTGCAGGCTCAGCACACGTTCCACATGGGTCTCTGTGGTGCGGACACTGCTGAGGGCCAGGCTCAGGGCTCCATGTACCATGGGCTGGCCCCTCTCTGTGGGGAAGTAGCGTGCCACCTTTTGCTGAGGGACAGACAGCACCAGTTAGGGCTGGTATGCCAGGGTCCCTCTGGTCCCACCACCCTACACTGCCCAGCCTCTCACCTTCTCCATCTCAGCCTCAGACACCAGCATGACAATAACCGACACTTTTTGCTCGTGTACCataagccagaagtcagcagctGTGCCAGGCAATGGGGCCTGGGTGGCCACCAAGGGTGGACAGTATGGCGAGAGCCCCTCCACACGGCTGGCATTGATATAGTCATCCTTGCCCGAGCGGAGCACCACACGGTTACTGTCATAGGGCATAATGTCCTGATGCCGGTTCTTCAGGGAGTAGCAGCGGGCAATGGCGATGGAACGGCCACGGGCATCATGTTCTTGTGCATCTTGCAGCTCCCGCCAGACAGCGTCCAGAGTCCCTGCGTCCCCCAGCTGGCCCCGAAAGGCCTCCAGCTCCTGCTGCAACTGCAGCAGCCTCTCAGGACGTTCATAGGGATCCTGCTCGATCAGCCGCAAGGCTTGTGGTCGACGGCCCTCAGCTGCATCCACCTTGGTAGGCTGCAGAAGGGGTTGCCCACCCCCAGGAGGCTGTGAGCCCCCATGCTGACTCTCAGGGCTAGAGGAGAGCAGGTCCGCCGCTGCAAAGCCTCGGCGCAGGCAGGGGGGTGGCTCTGCAGTAGGGGGCCGAGGAGGAGCCGAGCCAGGCCCTGGTGATGGGGCAGGTGAAGGCAccaggtggggagtgggggcaggctGGCTGGCAGGCGGGGGGCCTCCAATGGAGAGAGGGGTTACTTGGGAGGCCAGGGGCCTGGGGGAAGGGGTAGGACCATATGCCAAGATGGGATGGGGAGGCTGGGGAGGCCCAGGGCTGGGGAAGGCCAGAGCTCCTGAATGGGGGGGTAAAGGATCTTGGGAGGGCCCTGGGTAAAGCGGGTTGTGCAGTGACGGTGGCAGCTGCCCCAGGACATTAGGCTGAGGGGCAAAGGGGAAAGGGGGTTGGGAAGGGAGGGGGACTGGGGCCTGGGGTTGGAAGAGGTGTGGATGCTGGAGTGGCAGGGGCTGCTGGGGGGGCTGGGGAGGCTgtgggggctggggaggctgGGGGGCCTGGGGCCCAAATACAGCTCgtgagggctggggctggggctggggctggggctggagctggagctggggCCCGGGCCTGGGCCCAACCCTCGGGGCTGGGAAACCTGTGGCGATCCTGGGAGGAAAGTGGTGCTGGGCTGGGAGGGACTGCTTGGTCCCTATAGGGTAGGCATAGGGTGCAGCCAGTGGCTGCGGTGGGAGCACTGGAAAGCAGGGCTGAGTAGgaacaggggtggggggtggccgtGGTGCTGTGTGGCTGGAAATGGGGGTTTGGACACTATCTACTGTGGTGGTAGCTAACCGGACCCCCATGGCCAACTCGGGGCCAGAGAACTGGGAAGGTGGGGCAGAGGGCAGACCAGCAACAGGCAGGGGTGGCCCTACCCCCACATAGGGACTACTCACCACACCGTGCTGGGGGGAGGATCGGGGCACAAGGCCCAATTCAGGTGTGTAGACAGGGGCTGAGTAGAGGGCAGTTCCAGGTGCCATGGCCATTGCAGAGTGCCCTGGGGCCTGGGGAGGCCCAGGATGCAACAACTGGGGGGAGCCTGAGTAAGTACTGGGGGGAAAAGTGCCTGAAAGATAGTGGGGTCCTGGACTTGCAGAGCTGGGGAAGGGGCTGGGAGGGAAGTGCAATGGGATAGCAGTTCCCATGAAGGCGTCAGGTGGCCGGGGGCCAGCCACCATGTCAGGGGGCAGGCTCCGCAGCTCCTCGGGCGGGTCTCCTGTTTCCCCTGCCTCACTCTCCTCCCTACGTGGCAGCAATGGCTTTGGGGCCGTGGGCCGTGGTGGTGGCTTCTTCTTTAGCTCCCTGTGGGACATGGCAAGGGAAAAGTGGGGCCAGACCCCCATCAGCCCAGCCAGGACATGGCTAGAGCCACACACCGACCTGGGCCCACACCCACCTGTCCAGGAACTGTTGGCGGGCAGCCTCACGGGCCTGGCAGGCAGACTGAGCCCGTTCCAGGAGAGCAGCCACCTTGCTCTCCAGGTCTGCATAGAAGTCCTTGCCCTCTTGGGACTTCTTCATCAGGTCCTCATAGGCTTCATAGGAGGCCACGAGGGTCTGCAGCGTGGAGTTCCACCTGACGAGGCAGAAGGGCCAGCATGAGGTGAGCAGGTGCAGCAGGGTTTTGGGCAGGACTCTGGGCAAGGGGCAAGGCCAGACACTAACTTTTGGTCCAGTTCGCTCAGCACCCGCCGCACGGCCGCATACTGCACATTAGCCTCTGTCAGTGCTCTTAGAACGTTGTCCTGGGCAGCCAGGTTCTGCTCCAGGTACACCCTTAGTTGGTCGTACTTCTTCAACTGCTCCTCAAACAGCTTCTGAAGGAGTACAATGGGGCAGGGGAGAACTCAGGGCTTCATCATGTTAAGGGTAGGGCCCAGCACTAGAGCCCTCCTCCCTGCTTACTCCCACCTTCATCTCAGAGTGGTCCGTAGTCACCAGCGAGGCAGTAATGTCATCCTTCTGGATAAGCTCCCGCAGCTGCTGCTCCAGGGACACGCGCTGGTCCCGCATCTCCTGCACCTTGGTCAAGATGCGCTTCAGGTTCTGCAGCACAGCCTTGTCCTCTGGGGGGCAGCAGTGGTCAGTGAGGCCAGAGAAACCCCCAGCTCTGTATCTCTCTGCATGGGGAAGGCAGACTCACCTGAGGAGAGGGCTGGCGTGGGCAGAGCAGCCCGGACCTGGTCCAGCGGCCCACTGAGCAGGCGCAGGTTGCCAACGTGCAGGTTCATGGCACGGTGCAGCTCACTGTTGGTGAAGGAGGCCTTCTCGTGGACCTCCATGTACTTGGCCCATTCTTGCCTCACCTCTGCCAACTCAGCCTTGGGGGCTGCTGGGCTGGCCCCAGCCTGGCCCACTGCCTCCTGGAACTTCTGGTCAAGCAGCTCATCCTCCTCCAATAGGTCCCTGATGTCCTTCAAGGAGGCCTCCACATCCGTGAACACGCCTGACAGCACTGGGAATGTCAGCGGGAGAGGCTAAGGCAGGCAGGCTAGGTGCCCACTCCAGACTGTTTCCCAAGGGACAAAAATCCCCACTCAGTCAAGGGCTTGTGTCCAGCTTCAGCAATCACTAAGCTCTGAAAACAGCACAGTTAGGTAAGATGATCCAAGGTGACGGGGGTGAGGAGAGGACAGCTCTACCCTCTATGAAAAGGAGACACAGGGAGAACATGGGTCCCAGGAGGACAGGTCCTCAAGTGGGAGGCCGTAGCAAATAGCTTCCACACTTCTATCCTCACTGTCTGCTCTAACCCCTTGCTCACCTTGCATGGACTGGACAAGGTTCCTGACAGTGTCAGGCCGGACACTGAGTGCTGCACACTTCTCCATAAGCTGGGGTGGAATGTGGTTGTACACGTCAAGGTTGTCCACTGTTTCAGGGTCCAGCTGCATCGAGTCCATGAACTGACTGGGGGGGGGGATGGCAAGAGGACGAGGACACTGGGCACTGACCCTACTCCTCCCCGTGTAAGAAGAAATGGCCTTTCCACCACTAAAGCTTGCAGTGGGCAAATCACTATCCCTAACCTCCACCATTAGGTCTGGCCTAGTCTAGATCCACAGAACATGCCCACAGCACTGCTGAAAAAAATGTGACAGAAGGAACAAACCTCCTCCCACAAGATACATTCTTCTCACCTTTTAACTTCTCACCCAATGAGGCCTGGGTGGGAGAGGAGAGTTAGGAAATCTTCTGCATTAGCTGATATTTCCCTCATCCTCTCCCCATCACAGGCAGCAATGGGACCCCATCCTGGTGCATATCCCCCCATAccacccaccccaagtccaggACACTCACTCTAGGACCTCATTCTTGTCCTCAATCTTGGCCATCATCTCCCGAAGCAGCTTAGCCTTTTCCTCACTGCAGGGAAAAGTGGCAGAGCAGGTGCTGGAGGTCTGTGTCTCACCCCAACCCCACCAGTGCTAAGGTCAGGCCCAACGCCCTCCCACCTACCTATACAGCGATGAGGCTTCATGGGCAGCCATGGGTACCAGTTTGGCAAAGATGTCAGGGCCTGTAACAGCTGGGTCTGTGGGATTCACTGGCAAGGGCTTAACCAAAGGGGCTCCTGGGACGGGGAAGAATTGTGGCACTCAGGCCCATGCAGAGACCTGGAGCCTGTGCCTCTGTTCTATCCCATTATCTTCACTCCCAACCCCAATCCTCAGCGTCTCCTCAGCTCCCAGACCTTTAACAGGCTGAAGGGTGTCCAGAGTTGGGACAGACTCATGGTAGATGAAATCGTTGTCCTTCTTAGCAGAATTGTACCTGCAGGTGAGGAGAGTGGGAAATCTTTGGGACTCAGCAGCAAATAAAGATCCAGCCTCCCATATGGGCCACT
This portion of the Tamandua tetradactyla isolate mTamTet1 chromosome 15, mTamTet1.pri, whole genome shotgun sequence genome encodes:
- the PTPN23 gene encoding LOW QUALITY PROTEIN: tyrosine-protein phosphatase non-receptor type 23 (The sequence of the model RefSeq protein was modified relative to this genomic sequence to represent the inferred CDS: deleted 1 base in 1 codon) gives rise to the protein MEAVPRMPMIWLDLKEAGDFHFQPAVKKFVLKNYGENPEAYNEELKKLELLRQNAVRVPRDFEGCSVLRKYLGQLHYLQSRVPMGSGQEAAISVTWTEIFSGKSVAHEDIKYEQACILYNLGALHSMLGAMDKRVSEEGMKVSCTHFQCAAGAFAYLREHFPQAYSVDMSRQILTLNVNLMLGQAQECLLEKSMLDNRKSFLVARISAQVVDYYKEACRALENPDTASLLGRIQKDWKKLVQMKIYYFAAVAHLHMGKQAEEQQKFGEQVAYFQSALDKLNEAIKLAKGQPDTVQDALRFAMDVIGGKYNSAKKDNDFIYHESVPTLDTLQPVKGAPLVKPLPVNPTDPAVTGPDIFAKLVPMAAHEASSLYSEEKAKLLREMMAKIEDKNEVLDQFMDSMQLDPETVDNLDVYNHIPPQLMEKCAALSVRPDTVRNLVQSMQVLSGVFTDVEASLKDIRDLLEEDELLDQKFQEAVGQAGASPAAPKAELAEVRQEWAKYMEVHEKASFTNSELHRAMNLHVGNLRLLSGPLDQVRAALPTPALSSEDKAVLQNLKRILTKVQEMRDQRVSLEQQLRELIQKDDITASLVTTDHSEMKKLFEEQLKKYDQLRVYLEQNLAAQDNVLRALTEANVQYAAVRRVLSELDQKWNSTLQTLVASYEAYEDLMKKSQEGKDFYADLESKVAALLERAQSACQAREAARQQFLDRELKKKPPPRPTAPKPLLPRREESEAGETGDPPEELRSLPPDMVAGPRPPDAFMGTAIPLHFPPSPFPSSASPGPHYLSGTFPPSTYSGSPQLLHPGPPQAPGHSAMAMAPGTALYSAPVYTPELGLVPRSSPQHGVVSSPYVGVGPPLPVAGLPSAPPSQFSGPELAMGVRLATTTVDSVQTPISSHTAPRPPPTPVPTQPCFPVLPPQPLAAPYAYPIGTKQSLPAQHHFPPRIATGFPAPRVGPRPGPQLQLQPQPQPQPQPSRAVFGPQAPQPPQPPQPPQPPQQPLPLQHPHLFQPQAPVPLPSQPPFPFAPQPNVLGQLPPSLHNPLYPGPSQDPLPPHSGALAFPSPGPPQPPHPILAYGPTPSPRPLASQVTPLSIGGPPPASQPAPTPHLVPSPAPSPGPGSAPPRPPTAEPPPCLRRGFAAADLLSSSPESQHGGSQPPGGGQPLLQPTKVDAAEGRRPQALRLIEQDPYERPERLLQLQQELEAFRGQLGDAGTLDAVWRELQDAQEHDARGRSIAIARCYSLKNRHQDIMPYDSNRVVLRSGKDDYINASRVEGLSPYCPPLVATQAPLPGTAADFWLMVHEQKVSVIVMLVSEAEMEKQKVARYFPTERGQPMVHGALSLALSSVRTTETHVERVLSLQFRDQSLKRSLVHLHFPTWPELGLPDSPGHLLRFIQEVHAHYLHQRPLHTPIVVHCSSGVGRTGAFALLYAAVQEVEAGNRIPELPQLVRHMRQQRKHMLQEKLHLRFCHEAVVRHVEQVLQRHGVPPPCKPLASTSNSQKIHLPQDSQDLVLGGDVPISSIQATIAKLSIRPPGGMDGSAASLLGPAEFPTLPLASLTESNQLPASSPPPPSSPLPEDPQPEEELPVPEAPSLGPPSSSLELLASLTPEAFSLDSSLRGKQRMSKQNFLQAHNGQGLRAAQPTDDPLSLLDPLWTLNKT